In Allorhizobium pseudoryzae, the following proteins share a genomic window:
- a CDS encoding ABC transporter substrate-binding protein, giving the protein MKNLLLCTCALIALAGQAMADITVTDVKGRSVTVPKTPNRVVLGFYYEDYLAIVGPNAIDKVVALSLSTWKDWRPSQFAAYEKALPKLASIPDVGNTEDNTFSIEKVIAARPDLVILAAWSYDALGESVKQFDDAGIPVVTLDYNAQSVEKHVASTLALGTLMGTQDRAQDLADNYQDAMADIAARVEAAGPSNKKVYVELAQKGPSEVGNSYGDTMWGALVDKLGGDNIAKGQVGNWGPLSPEYVLAQKPDLIFLAGSEWLNKPQSVSVGFGASNELARERMKAYLGRPGWAELPAVKNGDVHAIYHGGARTLSDYVFAQYIAKQLHPDAFKDVNPEQNLKDYYKAWLPIEADGTFVLPYQAVGQ; this is encoded by the coding sequence ATGAAAAACCTGTTGCTTTGCACATGCGCCCTGATCGCTCTTGCGGGGCAGGCCATGGCCGATATCACCGTAACCGACGTGAAGGGGCGGAGCGTCACGGTTCCCAAGACACCCAATCGAGTCGTCCTTGGCTTCTATTATGAAGACTATCTGGCCATCGTCGGTCCGAACGCAATCGACAAGGTGGTGGCCTTGTCGCTGTCGACCTGGAAGGATTGGAGGCCGAGCCAATTTGCTGCCTATGAAAAGGCACTTCCGAAACTCGCCTCCATTCCCGATGTTGGAAACACGGAAGACAATACCTTCTCGATTGAAAAGGTGATCGCGGCGCGGCCCGATCTCGTCATCCTCGCTGCTTGGTCCTACGACGCGCTCGGCGAAAGCGTCAAACAGTTCGACGACGCCGGGATCCCGGTTGTGACCCTCGACTACAATGCCCAGTCCGTGGAGAAGCATGTTGCGTCGACGCTGGCGCTCGGCACGCTGATGGGCACACAGGACAGGGCGCAGGATCTGGCGGATAATTACCAGGATGCCATGGCGGATATCGCAGCCCGCGTCGAGGCTGCGGGCCCGTCAAACAAGAAGGTCTATGTGGAACTCGCTCAAAAGGGGCCTTCGGAGGTTGGAAACTCCTATGGTGATACCATGTGGGGAGCGCTGGTCGACAAGCTTGGTGGCGACAACATCGCTAAGGGTCAGGTCGGCAATTGGGGTCCGCTGAGCCCCGAATATGTTCTCGCGCAGAAGCCGGATCTCATCTTTCTGGCCGGCTCGGAGTGGTTGAACAAGCCACAGTCGGTGTCAGTCGGTTTTGGCGCGTCCAACGAACTCGCCCGCGAACGGATGAAAGCCTATCTGGGACGCCCCGGCTGGGCAGAGCTTCCTGCGGTGAAAAATGGTGACGTTCATGCCATCTATCATGGTGGCGCGCGCACCTTGTCCGACTATGTCTTTGCGCAATACATCGCTAAGCAGTTGCACCCCGACGCCTTCAAGGATGTCAATCCGGAGCAGAACCTCAAGGACTACTACAAAGCCTGGCTGCCTATCGAAGC
- a CDS encoding PAS domain S-box protein — MMAEMVSSQRKKSRSFPNTKGYVVAVFGTVAAIGGGLFAMRDSVSETLSLLVPILVVASALIGGAGPALLAAVFGLALWLLSGHFLLFETGSVQTLALAVLSALIVWFVRRADKNREMLAELREALDDREARMGSILDTVLDATIVSDENGIIISFNSAAVRQFGYSEAEALGQNLKLLMPQPYKVEHDGYMRRYMETGEKRIIGVDRVVVGQRKDGSTFPMKLAVGEIKRGGKRFFTGFVRDLTEREESAARLQEIQTELARLGRLNEMGEMASTLAHELNQPLSAIANYVHGCARLLQNAVGDRDIQVRDALLEAGEQSIRAGQIIRHLREFVTKGETEKRTESLRQLVEEAGALALVGSREKGVRTVFDFTSDNDQVFVDRIQIQQVLTNLMRNAIEAMKQTEKKEIRVSVCSGNMGLLTVTVEDSGPGISPEIAQDIFKPFTTTKAGGMGIGLSISRRIVEAHGGDMTVSKSELGGASFSFTLIQHDEDQNAA, encoded by the coding sequence ATCATGGCCGAAATGGTGAGCTCGCAAAGAAAGAAAAGCCGATCGTTCCCCAACACCAAAGGGTATGTCGTCGCGGTTTTCGGAACGGTCGCAGCTATTGGTGGCGGGCTATTTGCTATGCGCGACTCCGTTTCAGAAACGCTATCCCTACTCGTACCGATTTTGGTCGTCGCCTCAGCTTTGATCGGGGGAGCGGGCCCGGCCTTGCTGGCAGCCGTTTTCGGCTTGGCCCTTTGGCTTCTTTCCGGTCATTTTCTTCTATTTGAAACAGGTAGCGTGCAAACACTCGCGCTTGCCGTCTTGTCAGCGCTGATTGTTTGGTTTGTCAGGCGAGCAGACAAAAATCGAGAGATGCTGGCGGAACTCAGGGAAGCGCTTGACGATCGCGAGGCCCGAATGGGGTCTATCCTCGACACGGTTCTTGATGCCACCATCGTCAGCGACGAGAACGGGATCATAATCTCGTTCAACTCCGCGGCCGTCCGCCAGTTCGGCTACTCGGAAGCTGAAGCGCTTGGGCAAAACCTGAAGCTGCTCATGCCTCAGCCTTACAAGGTCGAACACGACGGATACATGCGCCGCTACATGGAAACGGGCGAAAAGAGGATCATCGGCGTCGACCGCGTCGTGGTCGGCCAGCGTAAAGATGGCTCTACTTTTCCGATGAAGCTCGCGGTCGGCGAGATCAAACGTGGCGGAAAGCGGTTCTTCACCGGGTTCGTTCGCGACCTCACGGAGCGAGAGGAATCCGCCGCCCGCCTGCAGGAGATCCAGACCGAGCTCGCAAGGCTCGGCCGATTAAACGAAATGGGAGAGATGGCGTCGACGCTGGCGCACGAGTTGAACCAGCCATTGTCGGCCATCGCCAACTACGTGCATGGCTGCGCGCGCCTGCTACAGAACGCGGTTGGGGATCGCGACATCCAGGTTCGTGACGCATTGCTGGAAGCGGGCGAACAGAGCATTCGCGCCGGGCAGATCATTCGACACCTGCGCGAGTTCGTCACCAAAGGCGAGACGGAAAAGCGGACGGAGAGCCTACGTCAACTCGTTGAAGAGGCCGGAGCACTTGCTCTCGTCGGCTCGCGTGAAAAAGGCGTGCGCACCGTGTTCGATTTCACCTCGGACAACGATCAGGTCTTTGTCGACAGGATCCAGATTCAGCAGGTGCTGACCAACCTCATGCGCAATGCGATCGAGGCGATGAAGCAAACCGAGAAAAAGGAAATCCGCGTCAGCGTTTGTTCCGGCAATATGGGGCTCCTGACCGTGACCGTCGAGGATTCCGGTCCCGGAATTTCTCCGGAAATCGCCCAGGATATCTTCAAGCCGTTTACCACGACAAAGGCAGGGGGCATGGGGATCGGGTTGTCGATCTCCAGGCGCATCGTCGAGGCCCATGGCGGAGACATGACCGTCTCCAAAAGTGAACTCGGCGGCGCCTCCTTCAGTTTTACCTTGATCCAGCACGACGAGGACCAGAATGCAGCCTGA
- the fixJ gene encoding response regulator FixJ: MQPDDFTVHIVDDEEALRKSLGFMLTVNGFAVRLHPSATTFSEIASSLRNAILITDMRMPDMSGLDLVRKISSISPPIPSIIVTGHGDIPMAVEAMKAGAVDFIEKPFEESVIIEAVRRAAEKLADSSAGTLSVDDIRSRIGSLSERERQILSAVVAGQPNKAIAFNLDISPRTVEVHRANVMTKMRARSLPELVRMSLTVNI; encoded by the coding sequence ATGCAGCCTGATGACTTCACCGTCCATATCGTTGACGACGAAGAGGCACTTCGCAAATCGCTGGGGTTCATGCTCACCGTGAACGGTTTCGCCGTGCGGCTTCATCCATCCGCAACAACCTTTTCAGAAATTGCCTCAAGCCTTCGCAATGCGATCCTGATCACGGACATGCGAATGCCTGACATGAGCGGGCTTGACCTGGTACGCAAGATCTCAAGCATTTCGCCCCCCATACCATCGATAATCGTGACTGGGCATGGCGACATTCCCATGGCCGTTGAAGCGATGAAAGCTGGTGCTGTAGATTTCATCGAGAAGCCGTTTGAAGAGTCGGTCATCATCGAGGCGGTGCGGCGGGCGGCCGAGAAACTGGCAGATTCATCTGCGGGTACGCTGAGCGTGGATGACATCCGCTCGCGCATCGGCAGCCTGAGTGAACGGGAGCGGCAAATCCTGTCGGCCGTCGTAGCCGGCCAACCGAATAAGGCTATCGCGTTCAATCTTGATATCAGCCCGCGAACGGTCGAAGTCCATCGCGCCAATGTCATGACGAAGATGAGAGCACGCAGCCTCCCCGAACTGGTGCGCATGTCGCTGACAGTCAACATCTAG
- a CDS encoding Crp/Fnr family transcriptional regulator — protein MLHVVPVSISPSSQSSIPVPCSSKARFFKERDFVEPGRVLFHQGQPTVPQLRLSEGCIALSQTLADGRRQIVDIIGPGGLVGIALGDKNRMTAETLSYCYIERQHADDVAKIYTAISEAMKRIEAHTVLLGRKTAPERVASAIIDLSERFSRPQRAGSESRVFNLYLGRGDLADWLGLSLETVSRCFTKLKRAQLIDFDEPEIVTLLNLPELQAIADGAASA, from the coding sequence ATGTTGCACGTTGTGCCTGTCAGCATTTCACCAAGTTCGCAATCCAGCATCCCCGTCCCGTGTTCATCAAAAGCCAGGTTCTTCAAGGAGCGTGATTTTGTCGAGCCTGGTAGAGTCCTTTTCCACCAAGGCCAGCCGACAGTTCCTCAGCTTCGGTTATCTGAAGGCTGTATCGCGCTATCCCAGACCCTTGCGGACGGGCGTCGTCAGATCGTCGATATCATCGGACCCGGCGGGCTGGTCGGAATTGCTCTCGGTGATAAGAACCGGATGACTGCCGAAACGCTGAGCTATTGCTACATCGAGCGACAACATGCCGACGATGTCGCCAAGATCTACACCGCGATTAGCGAGGCCATGAAGCGGATCGAAGCGCACACCGTGCTCCTGGGGCGGAAGACAGCGCCTGAACGAGTGGCAAGCGCGATCATCGATCTTTCAGAACGTTTTTCACGACCGCAGCGCGCGGGCAGCGAGAGCCGTGTCTTCAACCTTTATCTGGGGCGGGGTGATCTGGCCGATTGGTTGGGCCTCTCGTTGGAAACGGTAAGCCGCTGCTTTACCAAGCTCAAACGGGCTCAGCTAATCGATTTCGATGAGCCCGAAATCGTCACCCTGCTGAATCTACCGGAACTCCAAGCTATTGCAGACGGCGCCGCATCTGCCTGA